A section of the Gallaecimonas xiamenensis 3-C-1 genome encodes:
- the nqrM gene encoding (Na+)-NQR maturation NqrM produces the protein MMVFVYTFGLFLLVVAAMAVGYIFQKKSISGSCGGISGLGMEKACDCPDPCDKRKARMAKEEAKRKAKEAVWQENRIL, from the coding sequence ATGATGGTTTTTGTGTACACCTTCGGCCTGTTCCTGCTGGTGGTGGCTGCCATGGCAGTGGGCTATATCTTCCAGAAGAAGAGCATTTCCGGATCCTGCGGCGGGATCTCGGGGCTTGGCATGGAAAAAGCCTGTGACTGCCCTGACCCCTGCGACAAACGCAAGGCGCGCATGGCCAAGGAAGAAGCCAAGCGTAAGGCCAAAGAGGCCGTCTGGCAGGAAAACCGCATCCTCTAA